One Leptotrichia hongkongensis genomic window carries:
- a CDS encoding methionine ABC transporter ATP-binding protein, with amino-acid sequence MDGFIKIRNLVKKYKLNNGQELLAVNDVSLDIEQGDIYGIMGLSGAGKSTLIRLLNRLEEPTSGEVLVRHEIIDRKKKKSLGYEDKNILKFNTRLLREYRKKTGMIFQHFNLLNSKNVADNIAFPLQISGWKKRDIKKRVDELLEIVGLSDKKLNYPEQLSGGQKQRVAIARALANNPQLLLSDEATSALDPRTTNSILELLKNINKKFGITIILITHQIEVIKKICNKAAIMSDGQIIEKGETKEIFLNPKTELAKEFVQNISHEEFRTEEEIKSREENNGKLRLSLKYNEEQVNESYITKIIRKYDVEVNILSGFIDKVGDIIVGNLLIEISASEEKAKDIIEWLKENKIDSEVV; translated from the coding sequence ATGGACGGTTTTATTAAGATAAGGAATTTGGTAAAAAAATATAAACTTAATAATGGACAAGAATTGCTAGCTGTAAACGACGTAAGTCTTGACATTGAGCAAGGCGATATATATGGAATTATGGGGCTTAGTGGAGCTGGTAAGTCTACTCTTATAAGGCTTCTTAATAGGCTGGAAGAACCTACTTCTGGAGAAGTTTTAGTAAGACATGAAATTATTGACAGAAAAAAGAAAAAAAGCCTTGGATATGAAGATAAAAATATTCTAAAATTTAATACAAGACTTTTGAGAGAATATAGAAAAAAAACTGGTATGATTTTTCAGCATTTCAATTTGCTAAATTCAAAAAATGTTGCTGATAATATAGCTTTTCCGTTGCAAATTTCAGGATGGAAAAAAAGAGATATTAAAAAAAGAGTGGATGAACTGCTTGAAATTGTAGGGCTTTCAGATAAAAAGCTAAATTATCCCGAACAACTTTCAGGAGGACAGAAGCAACGTGTGGCGATAGCTAGGGCATTAGCAAACAATCCGCAATTACTGCTTTCAGATGAAGCAACATCAGCACTTGACCCAAGAACGACTAATTCTATTCTGGAACTGTTAAAGAATATAAATAAAAAATTTGGAATAACTATAATTTTGATTACTCATCAAATCGAAGTTATAAAGAAAATCTGTAATAAAGCTGCAATTATGTCAGATGGACAAATTATTGAAAAAGGTGAAACAAAAGAGATTTTCCTAAATCCAAAAACAGAACTTGCAAAAGAATTTGTACAAAATATTTCACACGAAGAATTTAGAACAGAAGAAGAGATAAAGAGCCGTGAAGAAAATAATGGAAAATTGCGTCTAAGCCTTAAATATAACGAAGAACAGGTAAATGAGTCATATATTACAAAAATTATTCGTAAATATGATGTTGAAGTAAATATTCTAAGTGGATTTATTGATAAAGTAGGGGATATTATCGTTGGAAATTTATTAATAGAAATTTCGGCAAGTGAAGAGAAAGCAAAAGATATTATTGAATGGCTGAAAGAAAATAAAATAGATTCGGAGGTGGTATAA
- a CDS encoding methionine ABC transporter permease has protein sequence MAEPLWETIYMVFISTIIALIIGLPIGILLVTSDEKGVKPNKTIHKILDMIIVNITRSIPFIILMVLLIPLSRMLVHKSYGSVAFIVPLSLGSAPFVARIIEGALKEVDDGLIEASKSMGATVSEIIFKVMIPEALPALVHGLTLTLISLIGYSAMAGTIGGGGLGNAAVIDGYQRSKPEVMWQATIVIIVLVQIIQFVGNSIVKALMNKRKRT, from the coding sequence ATGGCTGAACCCCTTTGGGAAACAATTTATATGGTATTTATTTCGACAATTATAGCATTAATTATCGGACTGCCAATTGGAATTCTACTTGTTACATCTGATGAAAAGGGTGTAAAGCCAAATAAAACAATTCATAAAATATTAGATATGATTATTGTAAATATTACAAGATCAATACCATTCATAATCTTAATGGTTTTATTAATACCGCTTTCAAGGATGCTTGTTCATAAATCTTACGGAAGTGTTGCATTTATTGTTCCCCTTTCGCTAGGTTCTGCTCCATTTGTAGCAAGAATCATAGAAGGAGCATTAAAGGAAGTAGATGACGGGCTTATTGAAGCTTCGAAATCTATGGGGGCAACAGTTTCTGAAATTATTTTTAAAGTAATGATACCAGAAGCACTGCCTGCACTTGTTCATGGCTTGACATTAACATTAATCAGTCTGATTGGATATTCTGCGATGGCTGGGACAATTGGTGGTGGTGGACTTGGAAATGCTGCTGTAATTGACGGTTATCAAAGATCTAAGCCAGAAGTAATGTGGCAGGCGACAATTGTTATAATCGTACTTGTGCAAATTATACAGTTTGTTGGTAACAGTATTGTAAAAGCTCTTATGAATAAGAGAAAAAGAACATAA
- a CDS encoding MetQ/NlpA family ABC transporter substrate-binding protein, protein MKKILLVLVTALFLIACGNSDKSSKDSRKTEKLKVAATPIPAGEILKFVKDDLKKEGIELEIVEFNDYVQPNKVLQSKEVDANLFQHTPYMENFGKKNGFEMTAVGKIYLPTLALYSKKIKNINELKNGDTILLPNDPTNLARSLILLDKAGIIKLNNNKNVDATLKDIVSNPKNIKFEELSAEQLPPRLPEVAASIVNSSFALNAGLSYKEDGLVKEDKDSPYANVLATLKGNENDPRIQKLLKALQSEKVKKYMEEKYKDVIVPVF, encoded by the coding sequence ATGAAAAAAATTTTGTTAGTTTTAGTAACAGCATTATTTTTAATAGCTTGTGGAAATTCAGATAAATCTTCAAAAGATTCTAGAAAAACTGAAAAATTAAAAGTTGCTGCTACACCAATTCCTGCTGGAGAAATCTTGAAATTTGTAAAGGATGACTTAAAAAAGGAAGGAATAGAGCTTGAAATAGTAGAGTTTAATGACTATGTTCAACCAAATAAAGTGCTGCAATCAAAAGAAGTAGATGCTAATTTATTCCAGCATACTCCATATATGGAAAATTTTGGAAAGAAAAATGGATTTGAGATGACAGCAGTTGGGAAAATATATTTACCTACACTTGCACTTTATTCAAAAAAAATAAAAAATATTAACGAATTAAAAAATGGTGATACAATATTGTTGCCAAATGATCCTACAAATTTGGCTCGTTCATTAATTCTGTTGGATAAAGCTGGAATTATAAAATTAAATAATAACAAGAATGTGGATGCAACATTAAAAGACATTGTAAGTAATCCAAAAAATATAAAATTTGAAGAGCTTTCGGCAGAACAGCTTCCACCAAGATTACCTGAAGTTGCTGCTTCAATTGTAAATAGCAGTTTTGCATTAAATGCAGGGTTGTCATATAAAGAAGATGGACTTGTAAAAGAAGATAAAGATTCACCTTATGCAAATGTTCTTGCAACATTGAAAGGGAATGAAAATGATCCTAGAATTCAGAAATTGTTAAAGGCATTACAAAGCGAAAAAGTAAAAAAATATATGGAAGAAAAATATAAAGATGTAATTGTTCCAGTATTTTAG
- a CDS encoding MetQ/NlpA family ABC transporter substrate-binding protein codes for MKKILSLLLATALFLVACGSKGTESKGGVPSGKTEKLIVGATPVPHAELLNLVKDDLKKEGIELEIVKFNDYVQPNKALADKSIDANFFQHVPYMNDFGKKNNIGLSAVGNIHLEPMALYSKKIKNINDLKNGDTLIIPNDPTNGGRSLILLDKAGIIKLKDNTKLDATPADIVQNPKNIKIETLSNEQIAPRLSEVAGAIINSNFAIDAGVTKNEIILIEGKDSPYVNIVTVLKGNENDERVKKLVKALQSEKVKKYIEEKYEGRVIPAF; via the coding sequence ATGAAAAAAATATTATCATTATTATTAGCAACAGCACTATTTTTAGTAGCTTGCGGAAGTAAAGGAACAGAATCAAAAGGAGGAGTTCCATCAGGAAAAACTGAAAAATTAATTGTAGGTGCGACACCAGTTCCTCACGCTGAATTATTGAATTTGGTAAAGGATGACCTGAAAAAAGAAGGAATTGAACTTGAAATAGTTAAATTTAATGACTATGTTCAGCCAAATAAGGCACTTGCAGACAAAAGTATAGATGCAAACTTCTTCCAACATGTTCCATATATGAATGATTTTGGAAAGAAAAATAACATTGGATTGTCAGCAGTTGGAAATATTCATTTGGAGCCAATGGCATTATATTCTAAAAAAATAAAAAATATTAACGACTTAAAAAATGGAGATACTTTAATTATTCCTAACGATCCAACAAATGGAGGACGTTCATTAATTCTACTTGATAAAGCTGGAATTATAAAATTAAAAGATAATACAAAATTAGATGCTACACCAGCTGATATTGTTCAAAATCCAAAAAATATCAAAATTGAAACATTATCAAACGAACAAATTGCACCAAGATTATCAGAAGTTGCAGGAGCAATCATAAATTCAAACTTTGCAATTGATGCTGGAGTTACAAAAAATGAAATTATCTTGATTGAAGGTAAAGACTCGCCTTATGTAAACATTGTTACAGTCTTAAAAGGAAATGAAAATGACGAAAGAGTTAAAAAATTAGTAAAAGCACTGCAAAGTGAAAAAGTTAAGAAATATATTGAAGAAAAATATGAAGGTAGAGTAATTCCTGCTTTCTAA
- a CDS encoding M13 family metallopeptidase: MKKLLTVSLFLASVNLIYAENERSADTREISEKIIQNTKPAAQPAQKQAGFWDFYEKQQAKLLKENDRALFDELSTNVRAQDDFYSYVNENWEKKTKIPSTKPAWGSFYELNEKNQDFLRNLIKELKNKKSLTPDEKKVVTLYDSFSNMKKRNEEGLAPIKKDLEKINAIQNIEDLKKYNVEVTKFGGSEFYGWGVGTDLNNSKNNAIYLGSAGLGLSRDYYQKDTKENKAVLEEYTKYVSDMLKYLGESNTLEKAKKIVAFEKEIAGTLMTNEERHDVKKYNNPLKVTDLATLSKNVDLAQYLKQLNVKTDKVIITELNYFKNLDKFVNNENINVIKDYMKYNLISSSAGLLNDAISLRNFEFFGKYLNGQKERETLEKRALNFTNETLEEIIGKIYIQRNFSPEAKKNTQQMVEYIKKAMKNRIEKLDWMSAATKKKALEKLSKVTVKIGYPDKWKDYSKMTISSEDSLYDQMKKISEWGYNEEMAKVGKPVDKTEWHMSPQTINAYYSPTSNEIVFPAGILQYPFYDYSRLEMASNFGAIGSIIGHELTHAFDVSGAEYDGDGNIKNWWTAEDKMKFDMATKKLENQFSKYTVGDGVYVNGKYTLTENIADLGGLNLAYDAFQLYLKDHPNSTKAYSDTVNKLFFLSFARMWRQKSTLEYSKNLAKTDSHSPNIFRVNGTLENVDAFHKVFETKPGDKMYKTPQDRIKIW, translated from the coding sequence ATGAAAAAGTTACTTACAGTTTCGCTATTTTTAGCAAGTGTTAATTTAATTTATGCAGAGAATGAACGAAGTGCTGATACTAGAGAAATATCAGAAAAAATAATTCAAAATACTAAACCGGCAGCACAACCTGCACAAAAACAAGCAGGATTTTGGGATTTTTATGAAAAACAGCAGGCAAAGCTTTTGAAGGAAAATGATAGGGCATTATTTGATGAACTCAGTACGAATGTTAGAGCACAGGATGATTTTTATAGTTATGTAAATGAAAATTGGGAGAAAAAAACAAAAATTCCTTCGACAAAGCCAGCTTGGGGATCTTTTTATGAACTTAATGAAAAAAATCAAGATTTTTTACGTAATTTAATAAAGGAGCTAAAAAATAAAAAATCACTTACTCCTGATGAAAAAAAGGTTGTAACCCTTTACGACAGTTTCTCTAATATGAAAAAAAGAAACGAGGAAGGATTAGCCCCTATTAAAAAAGATTTAGAAAAGATAAATGCAATACAAAATATTGAAGATTTGAAGAAATACAATGTAGAAGTTACAAAATTTGGAGGTTCTGAATTTTATGGCTGGGGAGTAGGAACAGACCTTAATAACTCTAAAAATAATGCAATTTATTTAGGAAGTGCTGGACTAGGTTTGTCAAGAGATTATTATCAAAAAGATACTAAAGAAAATAAAGCGGTATTAGAAGAATATACTAAATACGTTAGTGATATGTTAAAATATTTAGGAGAAAGCAATACTCTTGAAAAAGCAAAAAAAATAGTTGCTTTTGAAAAAGAAATAGCAGGAACCTTGATGACAAATGAAGAACGTCATGACGTAAAAAAATACAATAATCCTTTAAAGGTAACGGATTTAGCTACTTTATCTAAAAATGTAGATTTAGCACAATATTTGAAACAGCTTAATGTAAAAACTGATAAAGTAATAATAACAGAACTGAATTATTTTAAAAATTTAGATAAATTTGTAAATAATGAAAATATTAATGTAATTAAGGATTACATGAAATATAATTTAATTAGTTCTTCAGCTGGACTTTTAAATGATGCAATTAGTTTGAGAAATTTTGAATTTTTTGGTAAATATTTAAATGGACAAAAGGAAAGAGAAACACTTGAAAAAAGGGCATTAAACTTTACAAATGAAACTTTAGAAGAAATAATTGGTAAAATTTACATTCAGAGAAATTTCTCTCCAGAAGCTAAGAAAAATACTCAGCAAATGGTTGAATATATTAAAAAAGCTATGAAAAATAGAATTGAAAAACTAGATTGGATGAGTGCGGCAACTAAGAAAAAAGCGCTTGAAAAATTATCAAAAGTTACTGTCAAAATCGGATATCCTGACAAATGGAAAGATTATAGTAAAATGACAATCTCAAGTGAGGACTCTTTGTACGACCAAATGAAAAAAATTAGTGAATGGGGATACAATGAAGAAATGGCTAAAGTAGGTAAGCCAGTAGATAAAACGGAATGGCATATGTCTCCGCAAACAATAAATGCTTATTATTCGCCAACAAGTAATGAAATAGTATTTCCAGCAGGAATATTACAGTATCCATTTTATGATTACAGTAGATTAGAAATGGCCAGCAATTTTGGAGCAATAGGATCAATTATTGGACATGAACTTACACATGCATTTGACGTATCAGGAGCAGAATATGATGGAGATGGAAATATAAAAAACTGGTGGACGGCTGAAGATAAAATGAAGTTTGATATGGCTACAAAAAAACTGGAAAATCAATTTTCGAAATATACAGTTGGAGATGGAGTCTATGTTAATGGAAAATATACATTAACAGAAAATATTGCAGATTTAGGAGGATTAAACCTTGCTTATGATGCATTCCAATTATACCTTAAAGATCATCCAAATTCTACAAAAGCTTATTCAGACACTGTAAATAAATTATTCTTTTTAAGTTTTGCAAGAATGTGGAGACAAAAATCAACACTAGAATATTCAAAAAATCTAGCAAAAACTGATTCACATTCGCCAAATATTTTCCGTGTAAATGGGACTTTAGAAAATGTGGATGCCTTCCATAAAGTATTTGAAACAAAACCAGGAGATAAAATGTACAAAACACCGCAAGACAGAATAAAAATTTGGTAA
- the lpxC gene encoding UDP-3-O-acyl-N-acetylglucosamine deacetylase encodes MKRKTIKNTIEISGIGLHKGEEIKLTLKPSENNDERGIIFKRIDVSGKNNVIKVDYKNLFDLERGTNIRNEDDVKVHTIEHFLSSLSITGVTDILVEISGNELPILNGSSIGFVEKLLEAGIVELNEEIEPVVITEPVIFSDEKAGKYVIALPYDGFKISYTIDFNHSFLKSQYYELEVNLENYIENIAKCRTFAFDYEIDFLKKNNLALGGSLENAVVVGADGPLNPEGLRYPDEFVRHKILDIIGDLYVLGTPIKAHIIAIKAGHYVNSRLTEMIAKKYL; translated from the coding sequence ATGAAAAGAAAAACTATAAAAAATACTATTGAAATATCAGGAATTGGACTTCATAAAGGAGAAGAAATAAAATTAACTTTGAAACCTAGTGAAAATAATGATGAAAGAGGAATTATTTTTAAAAGAATAGATGTGAGTGGGAAAAATAATGTTATAAAGGTTGATTATAAAAATTTATTTGATTTGGAAAGAGGGACAAATATCAGGAATGAAGATGATGTGAAAGTTCATACAATTGAACATTTTTTATCGTCACTTTCAATCACAGGAGTGACGGATATTTTAGTTGAAATCTCAGGGAATGAATTACCTATTTTGAATGGAAGTTCAATTGGATTTGTTGAAAAATTGCTAGAAGCTGGAATTGTAGAGCTGAATGAGGAAATAGAGCCTGTTGTGATTACAGAACCTGTTATATTTTCAGATGAAAAGGCCGGGAAATATGTGATAGCATTGCCTTATGATGGATTTAAAATATCTTATACGATTGATTTTAATCATAGTTTTTTGAAATCACAGTATTATGAACTTGAAGTAAATTTAGAAAATTATATAGAAAATATTGCAAAATGTAGAACTTTTGCATTTGATTATGAAATAGATTTCCTTAAAAAGAATAATTTAGCATTAGGAGGAAGTCTAGAAAATGCTGTGGTAGTGGGGGCAGATGGTCCATTAAATCCAGAAGGATTGAGATATCCTGATGAGTTTGTAAGACATAAAATTCTTGATATAATTGGAGATTTATATGTTTTGGGAACGCCTATAAAGGCTCACATTATTGCAATAAAGGCTGGACACTATGTAAATTCAAGATTAACTGAGATGATTGCAAAAAAATATTTATAA